GGGTGCGCTTTTCCACCAGGCTGCTGCGTCGCAGGCCCAGCCAAGAAGAGAGATGTGTGGGTGCGACAAAAAGAAGAAAGATTAGCATGATTTGACCCTACTTCATAAATAATTCGTGATCTTAGTAAGAACAACTCCAACGCAGCACCCAAATCGTTTGTCCACGTTCATATAAATCCACGCGCATAAAAGCGATGGCCCAACGCAGAAACTCAAACTCAAAATGCGTCTGCTTCGTGTCCGAGCAGATCCATTTCTGATTTAAAATTATGCTTGAAATGTGTCGATGCGAACGCGACGAGCCTTTTCATGTCCGCGTCCATTCACACATGGCGTCCAGTCAAAGCCAGCGCCGTCTTTATTAACGGCGATCGCCCACCACGAGCTTACACACGTCCTTTTATAATCCAAGCGCGGGGGAAGGATTCATCCTCTTCTAGAAGTCGCCCTCATCTACATCTAGGCACCCGATGCTCCCCCACCGACGGCAAACCCCTAGCCACCCTGGGTTTTTTTCTCCAGCAAGACAACGGCAAGTCCCTGGCACTCCCGTCGTCCATGTCTTCCTTTCAAACATCTAGACAACAGTTCTCCACGTATGCTTCTACATCATTTTCTTAAAAAAAGGCTATGCTTCTAgatagaaaaaatatatatataaaaaatacatccTATGACCGGATGTAGTTACACATACGTCTCATGTACTACCTtgtggtagtatatatactaccctATCATTTTTAGTATGCTTATATACTATATATATAGCCATCTCAAGTTTCAACTGAGAAACGCTGATAGTCATTAGCTATTTGTAACCTTGCAGGTAGGTTTTGTGCCACTGCTGAGATCTTATCCGGTTCTTCAGCAACAATCTATCATGATCTCACGGGCATGAACAACCGTCAGACTAGATATCTCCATCTCATGGGCCACTCTACATATTTCATCTCATCGTGGAGCGATTGTCACTGCTCTCTATGTTCATTAGAGACAGTGAACGGCCTGATACCAATCAGAGGACAAACAAGACAGGGATGGAGCTGCAATCCGAGTATGTCAGCATAGTACGGTCAAAGAAGCAGCTGAAGAATGCAGAATGGAAGATTGGTGAACTAGATTCAGAATGGGAAGAATTCTTATTCAGGAGGGGTTGGAAGCCAACCATGGTGTGGACCGAGGGCCGCGAAATGAGGAACCTCTTCTGCTGCACAAGCTTGTTGTCAAGAGCGCCCttgcaaggcaggagagccacttcACACAGAGGACTAACCATACCTGGAGGAGAGTCAGAGGGAAGCCTGCAGTGATCTTCCCTACTACTGTACTATCCAAGAGCTGGCATGGAGTTCAAAGCCATTGCAGAGGCAGCTGCAGTGCAAATAGTTGCCACACCCACACCATGATGCCCTCAGTGCTCAAACCCAGATCAAGTTTTTAACAGCGAGTGTAAAACATATGAGTCAAGTATGCCAAACTTCAGCTGAAATGGTACATGTAGGCATAAGCATAATGGCTAATACAGTATCATATCACAGCAATGTGTTGCCAGGAAGAACTCGGCTAATAATGTCTTCAAGTAACCATTTGGCGCAAAtactaaagcttcatgatcaacGGCCAATTGTAGTGTTTGTACTTTAGAAATCATTCATAGCAGAGAAGTGAAATTCTTCTGTTCTCTTTCTCCCCGAAAGACAGCAATAACTCTCAGTTGTAACTTACCAATAGTTCACTCTTGGAATGACACGAACATGCAAGGCCTACCAAAAGCCCTTTTCATCCATGATATATGAAGTATACAAAAGACTTGGACACACGGAATTATGCATGCTACACCTAATCAGCCAGGTCACTATCCACCCTGAATACTGCAGTGCCTTGAGGAAATTCGAACTAGGCAATATATCCCACTACCAATAAACCGCAGCTAACAACCGTAAGGCTTAATTCACACATCTCTAATTCTAGTGCACGCTGGAGCAATCAGGAATTCAGGATAACAACACATCTAGAGCATATCAAGAAGATGAGAGCATAACCATGGTAAGTTAAGTGCTGCTGCGTAACAAACAATAACCCTCACGCCCACACTGATGTCGTAGCATCAAGTACTCTGAATGCTTTCTCCATCTTGGCGATAAGCAGTATTCATTGATAATTTTAGTGAATGTAGTAGGATCAGGTCTCTCACCAATATGGGTGACCATGTCAAAGATGTCGTGTTCATCGATTACCTTTCCACGGCTTATGATGAATATCCATGTTCTTCATTTTGGTAATAAATTCCTCGGCTTTCATGGAATCACCATGATTCAAATAACCCTCAACCATGCACATGTAAACTTCTGTGTCAAGTGGTACTCCCATATCAATCATCTCACTGAATTTTTCCATCGCATCGTCCATCCTGCCCATCTTGCAAAATGCAGATATCACAGTTAAATAAGTGAATTCATTGGGCTTCACACCCTGCTTCAACATGTCTTCAAAGAAAAGCATGGCCACATCCATCATGCCATACTTAGCATATGCGTTAATCAGTATGTTGAAACAAGGGAGGTCGGGTACAACTCCATCTCTTGCCATCACCTCACAGAGATCAATCATTTTAACAAGGGAACCTTCTATAGCGTACCCATGGAGCATAATAGAGTATAAGACTATATCTGGTTTTCGGCCATTCACGGCCCTGGAATaaaacatctcctcagcttctttgaTTTTTCCATGCTTGCAAAGGTAATCCATGACGGAGCTGCAAGTAACAAGGCTTGGCATAACACCTTGGCTTCTCATTACTTTCAACAACCTAAAGGTTTCTTTTAGCTGACCCAAAATTAAATATCCATGGATCAGGCTATTATATGTTACAGCATCCGGTTGGACACTATTATGAACCATTGATCGAAGGACCACCTCTGCCTTGTCcattgctcttgctttgcacAGTGCATTAATAACGGAGTTATACGTCACCACATCAGGAACATACCCTTGTTGTATCATTCCATGGAACAGATGGCATGCTTTGCTTATTTCACCCTCCTTAAAAAAGCCATGTATAACCAAGTTGTATGACACCACGCTGGGCGAATGTTCAGCTCCTTTTTCGGCCATCATCCGGAGCAGGTCAAGCGCACACTGGCTCCTTCCGTCATCGCAGAAGCTCTTGAGAATTACTGAGTAGGAGATGGCATCAGGCAGGTCACCACTCACCCTATGGAGCAGCAGGTCCAGAGCTTCCTCTGTCCGCTTCATGTCACAGAAGCACTGCAATAAACTGCTGTAGGTAATGACGTCCGGCGTGATGCCTGTCTTGAGAAGGCGGCCGAAGAAGGCAGGCCCTAGGTCTGGGCGGCATGCTCGGTGGCAGCAATCAATTAGTATGTTGTAGGTGTAAGTGTCAGGCGCTATCACCCGGCGGCGGCGGGCTCGGGTCATGCGGTTGAAGAGATCGATGGCGAGGGCGGGGCCATCGGCACAAGCGGTGGAGGGCTGCGCACGCGCGAGGGCGGAAAACAAGCCGCCGAGTGGGCGTGCTGAAACCGGGACGGGTTGGCGCAGCAATTCGTCGAACAGTTGGTGCGCGAGCTCCGGCCAGAGCGTCCCGGAGCCCAGGTGATGTTTGAATTCGTGCAGCAGCTCGCTGGCGCGCGAGGAGACGGAGACGGAGCCGGAGAAAGAGCGGGGCGGCATTGACGCCGACTAGGAGGCCGCGCTCCTTCCCGCAGGCTGCAGCGGCGGTGAATGCGAGGCGGCGGTGGGAGTGGGGACGACAGCGGACGGAGGCGAGAATGGACAAAGTCCTCGGTCCTCCCTGCCTGCAGGGGCGACGGCGAACCAGCGGCGCAAAGGTGGCGGTGTGAGGAAGGCGGACGGGTCGAAGCTCGAAGGTGGGATTGGATTTTGGATGGAGACGGCAGACGGGGGGGTTGGATTTGGATTTGGAGCTGTGCGTGTGCATCTCAGTCCACAGTCAGCTTCGGCCGCGCCGCTAACAGCATTGTCTTTAGTTCAGTGTGTTAGAATTTAATTAATTATGTAATTAGTTAAGTTAATCTCTACTTGTAACCGCACGTGAGTCTCTCCCACGATGCGGGAACCGACATATTCTTCCTGGAGCGTCGCCTCCAGGAACCGTCTTCCCCTGACATATAAGTGTTCAtcatcaaggaataaagtggacaGTTGATTCATTTGCATCTCTCTCGTTACCATtacaacacgttatcagcactgcTCTTCCAGAGCGCCTTCGACGAGATTGAAGAGATCGACAGGCAAGAAAGCAAAAGGTGAGAAGGATGCCTCACTCAACGCCGACGAACCTTCGCCGCCTGCAGCAGGACTATGTCCGTCGTCGCCGCCTCGCTGCTCTCCACCGCAGGTTTGGAGAGGGTCGCCGCCTCGGAGAGGGTCGCTACATCGGTCGCCGCCACGGCGCCGGTGGCTACCGTGCGCTCCGCCAAGGAGTGCCCCGTTTCCACGGCCTGGGCACCCGCTCCCTGAGCGGTGCTAATCTGGCGGACGGCGCCGCGTCCCTCGCCCCGCTCGCGCTGGAGGCCCTCGACTCGCTCCTCGCCGGCCCTGCCCCGCCAATGCTCGGGGCCGACGCGGCACAGGGAGCACCGCCGCCGGGTTTTTGGTGCTCTGCCCATGGGTGGGTCATCTGCCCACTCCATGGGGATGACGCCGCCGCCGTCGAGCAGGCACCCGGACCCGTCTTCGAGTTGGGCTCCACCAGCGCCGCGGCTGCCGACTCCAACTCCGTCGCGCCGCGCCTCCCGTCCCTGACCCCAGCGGTTGTCGAGATGGGGAGCGGCTCCTTCGCGCCGCGCCTCCCGTCTCCGACCCCGGCGGTTGTCGAGATGGGGAGCGGCTCCTTCGCGTCGCGCCTCCAGTCTCCGACCCCGACGGTTGTCAAGATGGGGAGCGGCTCCCCCGCGCCGGCCGGAGCCCCTGCCTCCGCTTTCGCGTTTGGCGCCTCCGCGCCCGTGCCTGCGCTGACCGGGGCCTCCGCCTCCGGCTTTGCCTTCGGCTCCGCCGCCCGCAGTTTCTCTCGCGCCGCGGCTGTCGACGCCATCGCACCTGCGGTACTAGCTTCGCCCCCGCGCCTGCCGTCTCCGACGCCGGCCACCCCTCCGCGTCCGCCCTCTGCTGCATCAGCTGCGACTCCGACTCGCCGCCGGCTGATGCCCTTCGGCCTCGCGGCCTCGGGCTCTCCGTCGAGCAGGAGCCCGGCCGCCCTGGGGCTCGCAAACGGCGCCTCGCCTGGCTCTGTGTATCCGGGCGGGCCTTCCGACGAAGATGAGGACGAGCGCGGCGGAGGCTCTCTCGCCCGTCCCTGGTGAATGTTGCGAGGCAGCACGTGCGACACCTGAGCAGAGCTCTGCCTGGGGCTGCACTGGCTTTACTAGCACAGGCTCTGCCTTATCTTCTCGGTGGCTGAATGAATATATGTTTGTTCTCTGTCTTATCCTCTGTGGTGTTCGAAAGAACTAGCCCGACACGTGGTCTAGCagcaagttttagtagtaatactaGTACTATCTGATCTCTGTTTTAGGTTAATTCCTGTAGCATCAACAGTAGATCTAGCAGTAGACTAATCCTTGTTTTAGACCCTGCttaatttctgttttaatttctgtagAGTACTTTGTATTCCAGCATAtatgtgatgtaatatatattTCCATGTTTGCTACATGTTGAGATTTATTACCCGTATTATTTGTAATTGAGATTTTAAATTTCTTGCAAATAAAAATCAACCCCTCGTCTTAATTGAGCCTTTGGCTTAATACGAGCACGAGTTGATATGCAAAATTCCAAAGTGATTTTCTTTCAAATTGATGTTTTGGGACCACAAAGTAGTGAGTTGATCTACTGCATAGCAGATTATCGCCACTACGATTAAGCCTACATTCTATCATATTGATATGATGATTGCTTAATATTGTGCCCTCCCATACATTTTATTAAGTTATGACATAAGGTACTAGAAACATGAGTATCTACTGATTTTATCAGATTATACTCTCTAGTTCTGAGAGACGGACCCCGAATTTTCTTTTGGGGCGTATCTACAATGTGTCAAACTTAACAATTTGAAAGTCACTCTAATGATTTCAAGCCCATTTCTTGAAGTTATCATTAATTTTGCAACGTTCAATACAACGTAACCATGAAGGTTTTAATTTACCTGGTGTAAATCAATAATCTCTGGTTTACCCATGTAGGTAACTAATGGCTGGAAGAGAGTTCGATTCACTCGACCTCAATGGCCACAACTATCCTACCTGGGCCATGGACATCAAGATCGCTCTTGCAACCCGTGGATTAGTGCGTGCAATCCAGACTCCGGAAGATCCTCTTCCGGATGGAGTCACGCCGCTGAGAGATGAACAGAAATATGCCACCTTATACATCATAAGACACCATATCCACCCAGATCTCAAATCTGAATATTTGGAGGAGGAATCCCCACTTACTCTGTTTCAGGCCCTCAAGACGAGGTATGAACAGCAAAAGGCAGTTGTCCTGCGGAAGCACTCCATGATTGGACGCatatccgactccaggatttcaaATCCATCGGGGCATACAATCACGAGGTTCATAAGATAAGTTCCAAATTACGCTTTTGCGGGAAGGAACCTACTGATGCGGAAAAGATAGAAAAAACTCTGTCTACTATGCTCCCATCTGAAAGGGTCCTCCAGCAACAGTACCGCGCTCGTGACTACCAAGTCTATTCCGACCTCATTCATATCCTACTTCAGGCTGaaaagc
This genomic stretch from Hordeum vulgare subsp. vulgare chromosome 6H, MorexV3_pseudomolecules_assembly, whole genome shotgun sequence harbors:
- the LOC123401863 gene encoding protein Rf1, mitochondrial-like, whose product is MPPRSFSGSVSVSSRASELLHEFKHHLGSGTLWPELAHQLFDELLRQPVPVSARPLGGLFSALARAQPSTACADGPALAIDLFNRMTRARRRRVIAPDTYTYNILIDCCHRACRPDLGPAFFGRLLKTGITPDVITYSSLLQCFCDMKRTEEALDLLLHRVSGDLPDAISYSVILKSFCDDGRSQCALDLLRMMAEKGAEHSPSVVSYNLVIHGFFKEGEISKACHLFHGMIQQGYVPDVVTYNSVINALCKARAMDKAEVVLRSMVHNSVQPDAVTYNSLIHGYLILGQLKETFRLLKVMRSQGVMPSLVTCSSVMDYLCKHGKIKEAEEMFYSRAVNGRKPDIVLYSIMLHGYAIEGSLVKMIDLCEVMARDGVVPDLPCFNILINAYAKYGMMDVAMLFFEDMLKQGVKPNEFTYLTVISAFCKMGRMDDAMEKFSEMIDMGVPLDTEVYMCMVEGYLNHGDSMKAEEFITKMKNMDIHHKPWKGNR